Proteins from a single region of Sesamum indicum cultivar Zhongzhi No. 13 linkage group LG5, S_indicum_v1.0, whole genome shotgun sequence:
- the LOC105162183 gene encoding kinesin-like protein KIN-7N isoform X1 — MEKICVAVRVRPSANEESVNGFRWKVESNRISLHGSDGTPISGVSFAFDHVFDQECSNARVYELLTKDIINAAVEGFNGTAFAYGQTSSGKTFTMNGSDNDPGIIHRAVKDIFAKIQKTSDREFLIRVSYMEIYNEDINDLFAVENQKLQIHESLERGVFVAGLREEIVNSADQVLNLIQLGEANRHFGDTNMNARSSRSHTIFRMVIESKGKDNKCNTSSTSDDAIRVSVLNLVDLAGSERVAKTGAGGVRLKEGKHINKSLMILGNVINKLSEGGKQRGHIPYRDSKLTRILQPALGGNAKTSIICTVAPEEIHIEETRGTLQFASRAKRITNCVQLNEILTDGALLKRQKQEIEELRRKLQGSHAEVLEQEILKLRNDMLKYELEREKLAAELEEERRSHRERDQCIREQQMKIDNLSNLVTLSDSDRSSSHDGPKESPQDGSTNSHSMSQEDAFSTPCFKAAPNMFVAKRSHYSTLQECSPLPDTFEDFADEDTWMRMNKGYIPDLDSLHMTPARKVQSFPFTEDCSMETSSQEIENLHRQLKLIIEERDEYKRKYEEQMSFNSQLTREISQLQEEMLLIQGIPQNLHETVTNCKEIYKDVCSILQNFIADERSATAQILSTTIEVGTSLFSTLESHLSMAMDGNRPSHMNDYSVREQCNMLHQKLSSTISSLVLSDASTLQDERSEESVYSSKIKGTLGSQIACWKQGLENEVKIIKQKYNDLEKELEANIQLLKVSEGKYHSLEREFHLLKEDRDAVLQRISSSSQMLAQITGQKERALKDLNSEIRRRKKLEEEIKQFSIAFARRQTSIISFHSDFKSILDTIKAQNLTSLSKSHGS; from the exons ATGGAGAAGATCTGCGTGGCAGTGAGGGTGAGACCATCTGCAAACGAGGAATCCGTTAATGGATTTCGCTGGAAAGTCGAAAGCAATCGCATATCGCTCCACGGATCCGACGGGACTCCTATTTCGGGAGTTTCCTTCGCGTTTG ATCACGTGTTCGATCAGGAATGCAGTAATGCTAGGGTTTATGAGCTTCTGACCAAGGACATTATTAATGCTGCTGTAGAGGGGTTTAATG GAACTGCATTTGCATATGGGCAGACAAGTAGTGGGAAAACTTTTACCATGAATGGTTCGGATAATGACCCGGGAATCATTCATAGAGCTGTCAAAGacatttttgcaaaaattcaaaag ACATCTGATAGGGAATTTTTAATTCGAGTTTCCTACATGGAAATTTACAATGAAGACATTAATGATCTTTTTGCTGTGGAGAATCAAAAGCTTCAAATTCATGAGAGTTTGGAG CGTGGAGTATTTGTTGCAGGACTTCGGGAGGAAATTGTGAACAGTGCTGACCAAGTGCTTAATCTTATTCAACTTGGAGAAG CTAACAGGCATTTTGGTGATACTAACATGAATGCTCGTAGTAGCAGATCACATACAATTTTTAGGATG GTAATTGAAAGTAAAGGAAAGGATAATAAATGCAATACTAGTTCAACTTCAGATGATGCTATTCGTGTCTCTGTCCTG AATTTAGTTGACTTAGCTGGTTCTGAAAGAGTAGCTAAAACTGGAGCTGGGGGAGTTCGTTTGAAGGAAGGAAAACACATTAACAAGAGCTTAATGATTCTTGGTAACGTGATCAACAAACTGAGCGAGGGTGGAAAGCAAAG GGGTCATATTCCTTATCGTGACAGTAAGCTTACTCGCATTCTTCAACCTGCACTTGGTGGAAATGCAAAGACTTCAATAATTTGCACTGTGGCACCAGAAGAG ATACACATAGAGGAGACAAGAGGGACACTTCAGTTTGCTAGCAGAGCAAAGCGGATTACCAACTGCGTTCAATTGAATGAG ATATTAACAGATGGCGCCTTGTTGAAGAGACAAAAGCAAGAAATTGAGGAACTACGAAGGAAACTTCAG GGATCTCACGCAGAAGTGTTGGAGCAAGAAATTCTGAAACTGAGGAATGACATGCTGAAG TATGAACTGGAGCGAGAGAAGCTTGCCGCAGAACTAGAGGAGGAAAGAAGATCACATAGAGAGCGTGATCAATGCATTAGGGAGCAGCAAATGAAAATTGACAATCTTAGCAATCTGGTGACTTTGTCAGACTCTGACAGAAGCTCATCCCAT GATGGTCCCAAAGAATCTCCTCAAGATGGAAGTACAAATAGTCACAGCATGTCGCAAGAAGATGCTTTTAGTACCCCATGTTTTAAAGCAGCTCCTAATATGTTTGTTGCTAAGCGATCACACTACTCAACACTTCAAGAGTGTAGCCCACTTCCAGATACATTTGAAGACTTTGCTGATGAAGATACATGGATGAGAATGAATAAAGGTTATATACCTGACCTTGATTCGCTTCATATGACTCCTGCAAGAAAAGTTCAATCATTTCCATTTACTGAG GATTGCTCAATGGAGACTAGCAGTCAAGAGATAGAAAACCTCCATAGACAGCTAAAACTTATCATAGAGGAAAGAGATGAATACAAG AGGAAGTATGAGGAACAGATGTCATTCAATAGCCAATTAACAAGAGAAATATCTCAACTCCAAGAAGAGATGTTGCTAATTCAAGGAATTCCTCAAAACCTACATGAGACTGTGACAAATTGCAAAGAAATTTACAAGGATGTTTGTTCTATTTTACAG AACTTTATAGCCGATGAGAGATCTGCAACTGCTCAAATACTCTCTACAACAATTGAAGTTGGGACAAGCCTGTTCTCAACATTAGAATCTCATCTGTCAATGGCAATGGATGGTAACAGACCCTCGCACATGAATGATTACTCTGTGCGAGAGCAGTGCAACATGCTCCATCAGAAGCTGAGCAGCACAATTTCTTCTTTGGTATTGTCTGATGCATCAACTCTACAGGATGAACGTAGTGAGGAATCTGTTTACAGCAGCAAAATTAAG GGCACATTGGGAAGTCAAATTGCTTGCTGGAAGCAGGGACTGGAAAATGAagtcaaaattatcaaacagaAGTACAATGACTTGGAGAAAGAGTTGGAAGCCAATATTCAGCTTCTAAAGGTCTCTGAGGGAAAATACCATAGCTTGGAAAGAGAGTTCCATCTTCTGAAAGAAGATAGAGATGCAGTACTTCAAAGAATCTCCAGTTCATCTCAAATGCTTGCACAAATTACTGGTCAAAAGGAGAGAGCTTTAAAGGATCTGAATTCTGAAATAAGGAGGAGGAAAAAGCTTGAAGAAGAGATAAAACAGTTTAGTATTGCATTTGCACGTCGACAGACGTCAATAATCTCCTTCCACAGCGACTTCAAATCTATACTTGACACCATAAAGGCGCAGAATCTTACTTCATTATCCAAATCTCATGGATCTTGA
- the LOC105162183 gene encoding kinesin-like protein KIN-7N isoform X2, which translates to MEKICVAVRVRPSANEESVNGFRWKVESNRISLHGSDGTPISGVSFAFDHVFDQECSNARVYELLTKDIINAAVEGFNGTAFAYGQTSSGKTFTMNGSDNDPGIIHRAVKDIFAKIQKTSDREFLIRVSYMEIYNEDINDLFAVENQKLQIHESLERGVFVAGLREEIVNSADQVLNLIQLGEANRHFGDTNMNARSSRSHTIFRMVIESKGKDNKCNTSSTSDDAIRVSVLNLVDLAGSERVAKTGAGGVRLKEGKHINKSLMILGNVINKLSEGGKQRGHIPYRDSKLTRILQPALGGNAKTSIICTVAPEEIHIEETRGTLQFASRAKRITNCVQLNEILTDGALLKRQKQEIEELRRKLQGSHAEVLEQEILKLRNDMLKYELEREKLAAELEEERRSHRERDQCIREQQMKIDNLSNLVTLSDSDRSSSHDGPKESPQDGSTNSHSMSQEDAFSTPCFKAAPNMFVAKRSHYSTLQECSPLPDTFEDFADEDTWMRMNKGYIPDLDSLHMTPARKVQSFPFTEDCSMETSSQEIENLHRQLKLIIEERDEYKRKYEEQMSFNSQLTREISQLQEEMLLIQGIPQNLHETVTNCKEIYKDVCSILQNFIADERSATAQILSTTIEVGTSLFSTLESHLSMAMDGNRPSHMNDYSVREQCNMLHQKLSSTISSLVLSDASTLQDERSEESVYSSKIKVAAWSHISRSHMPILLFFSILTIGFCFSYFKLMISGHIGKSNCLLEAGTGK; encoded by the exons ATGGAGAAGATCTGCGTGGCAGTGAGGGTGAGACCATCTGCAAACGAGGAATCCGTTAATGGATTTCGCTGGAAAGTCGAAAGCAATCGCATATCGCTCCACGGATCCGACGGGACTCCTATTTCGGGAGTTTCCTTCGCGTTTG ATCACGTGTTCGATCAGGAATGCAGTAATGCTAGGGTTTATGAGCTTCTGACCAAGGACATTATTAATGCTGCTGTAGAGGGGTTTAATG GAACTGCATTTGCATATGGGCAGACAAGTAGTGGGAAAACTTTTACCATGAATGGTTCGGATAATGACCCGGGAATCATTCATAGAGCTGTCAAAGacatttttgcaaaaattcaaaag ACATCTGATAGGGAATTTTTAATTCGAGTTTCCTACATGGAAATTTACAATGAAGACATTAATGATCTTTTTGCTGTGGAGAATCAAAAGCTTCAAATTCATGAGAGTTTGGAG CGTGGAGTATTTGTTGCAGGACTTCGGGAGGAAATTGTGAACAGTGCTGACCAAGTGCTTAATCTTATTCAACTTGGAGAAG CTAACAGGCATTTTGGTGATACTAACATGAATGCTCGTAGTAGCAGATCACATACAATTTTTAGGATG GTAATTGAAAGTAAAGGAAAGGATAATAAATGCAATACTAGTTCAACTTCAGATGATGCTATTCGTGTCTCTGTCCTG AATTTAGTTGACTTAGCTGGTTCTGAAAGAGTAGCTAAAACTGGAGCTGGGGGAGTTCGTTTGAAGGAAGGAAAACACATTAACAAGAGCTTAATGATTCTTGGTAACGTGATCAACAAACTGAGCGAGGGTGGAAAGCAAAG GGGTCATATTCCTTATCGTGACAGTAAGCTTACTCGCATTCTTCAACCTGCACTTGGTGGAAATGCAAAGACTTCAATAATTTGCACTGTGGCACCAGAAGAG ATACACATAGAGGAGACAAGAGGGACACTTCAGTTTGCTAGCAGAGCAAAGCGGATTACCAACTGCGTTCAATTGAATGAG ATATTAACAGATGGCGCCTTGTTGAAGAGACAAAAGCAAGAAATTGAGGAACTACGAAGGAAACTTCAG GGATCTCACGCAGAAGTGTTGGAGCAAGAAATTCTGAAACTGAGGAATGACATGCTGAAG TATGAACTGGAGCGAGAGAAGCTTGCCGCAGAACTAGAGGAGGAAAGAAGATCACATAGAGAGCGTGATCAATGCATTAGGGAGCAGCAAATGAAAATTGACAATCTTAGCAATCTGGTGACTTTGTCAGACTCTGACAGAAGCTCATCCCAT GATGGTCCCAAAGAATCTCCTCAAGATGGAAGTACAAATAGTCACAGCATGTCGCAAGAAGATGCTTTTAGTACCCCATGTTTTAAAGCAGCTCCTAATATGTTTGTTGCTAAGCGATCACACTACTCAACACTTCAAGAGTGTAGCCCACTTCCAGATACATTTGAAGACTTTGCTGATGAAGATACATGGATGAGAATGAATAAAGGTTATATACCTGACCTTGATTCGCTTCATATGACTCCTGCAAGAAAAGTTCAATCATTTCCATTTACTGAG GATTGCTCAATGGAGACTAGCAGTCAAGAGATAGAAAACCTCCATAGACAGCTAAAACTTATCATAGAGGAAAGAGATGAATACAAG AGGAAGTATGAGGAACAGATGTCATTCAATAGCCAATTAACAAGAGAAATATCTCAACTCCAAGAAGAGATGTTGCTAATTCAAGGAATTCCTCAAAACCTACATGAGACTGTGACAAATTGCAAAGAAATTTACAAGGATGTTTGTTCTATTTTACAG AACTTTATAGCCGATGAGAGATCTGCAACTGCTCAAATACTCTCTACAACAATTGAAGTTGGGACAAGCCTGTTCTCAACATTAGAATCTCATCTGTCAATGGCAATGGATGGTAACAGACCCTCGCACATGAATGATTACTCTGTGCGAGAGCAGTGCAACATGCTCCATCAGAAGCTGAGCAGCACAATTTCTTCTTTGGTATTGTCTGATGCATCAACTCTACAGGATGAACGTAGTGAGGAATCTGTTTACAGCAGCAAAATTAAGGTAGCTGCCTGGTCACATATATCAAGATCTCACATGccaattttgttatttttctccaTCCTGACAATTGGATTCTGTTTCTCCTACTTCAAGCTCATGATCTCAG GGCACATTGGGAAGTCAAATTGCTTGCTGGAAGCAGGGACTGGAAAATGA
- the LOC105162213 gene encoding berberine bridge enzyme-like 18 yields the protein MKTPSISTLFFILFVIFSSSSAASADDHDDFLECLSEEFHNYTSISRVVYTPTNSSYSSILRFSIQNLRFTSQSTPKPLVIITPEHESHITPVIYCAKENDMQIRTRSGGHDYEGLSYASEVPFVIIDLINLSKVTVDAEQKTAWIGAGATIGSLYYRIAEKSPILGFPAGVCPTVGVGGHISGGGYGILLRKYGMAADNVIDARIVDVNGRILDRESMGEDLFWAIRGGGGASFGVILAWKVQLVDVPERVTVFTIDKTLEQNATQLIHRWQYIAHRFDPNLFIRILIRRVNSNQDGRNMTVRASFNSIFLGGIDKLLPLMQESFPELGLLREDCMEMSWIQSILYFAGFPIESREVLLNRTQPDVRYFKAKADYVQKPIPEYGFEGIWRLFYEPEAEEAEVILSPYGGRMDEISESAIPFPHRAGNLYKIQHLVYWEEEEAQNSDRYISWIRRLYSYMAPYVSRFPRAAYINYRDLDIGVNNNEGKISYERASVWGIKYFKNNFDRLVMVKTAVDPKNFFRNEQSIPPRWTKKDHQDYIRDMVL from the coding sequence ATGAAGACTCCATCCATTTCCActcttttcttcattctttttgttatcttttcgTCCTCGTCGGCAGCTTCTGCTGATGACCACGACGATTTTCTCGAATGTCTATCAGAAGAGTTTCATAACTACACCTCCATTTCGAGGGTTGTTTACACCCCAACCAACTCATCTTACTCCTCCATCCTGCGATTTTCGATTCAAAACCTGAGATTCACGTCGCAATCCACCCCAAAACCCCTAGTGATCATAACTCCGGAGCACGAATCCCACATAACGCCTGTCATCTATTGTGCCAAAGAAAATGACATGCAAATTAGAACTAGAAGTGGTGGCCATGACTACGAGGGACTGTCTTATGCATCTGAAGTCCCATTCGTGATCATTGATTTGATCAACCTTAGTAAAGTAACAGTTGATGCTGAGCAGAAAACTGCATGGATTGGAGCTGGTGCAACCATTGGATCGTTATATTATAGGATCGCGGAGAAAAGCCCAATACTAGGGTTTCCAGCTGGTGTTTGCCCAACTGTTGGTGTTGGTGGCCACATCAGTGGAGGAGGCTACGGCATATTGCTCAGAAAATATGGCATGGCTGCAGATAATGttattgatgcaagaatagtAGACGTTAATGGCAGGATTCTCGACAGAGAGTCGATGGGTGAGGACTTATTCTGGGCCATtagaggtggtggtggtgccAGTTTCGGTGTCATTCTCGCGTGGAAAGTACAATTAGTGGATGTTCCAGAAAGAGTCACTGTTTTCACAATCGACAAGACTTTGGAACAAAATGCCACTCAACTCATCCATCGCTGGCAATACATTGCACATAGATTCGACCCAAATTTGTTCATCAGAATCCTCATAAGAAGGGTGAATTCCAACCAGGATGGAAGGAACATGACTGTTCGTGCTTcctttaattcaattttcctTGGCGGGATTGACAAATTGCTCCCGTTGATGCAAGAAAGTTTCCCTGAATTGGGCTTGCTAAGAGAAGACTGCATGGAAATGAGTTGGATCCAATCCATCTTGTATTTTGCCGGGTTCCCCATAGAATCACgtgaagttttgttgaatagGACACAACCCGACGTAAGATACTTCAAAGCAAAAGCCGATTATGTACAGAAACCCATTCCCGAATACGGGTTTGAAGGCATTTGGAGACTGTTCTATGAACCCGAAGCCGAGGAGGCCGAGGTCATCTTGAGTCCATACGGTGGAAGAATGGATGAAATTTCTGAATCCGCAATTCCATTTCCTCATAGGGCTGGtaatttgtacaaaattcAACATCTAGTGTActgggaagaagaagaggctCAAAATTCCGACCGATACATAAGTTGGATTAGGAGGCTTTACAGTTACATGGCTCCTTACGTTTCCAGGTTCCCAAGGGCAGCATACATCAATTATAGAGATCTCGACATTGGAGTGAATAACAATGAAGGGAAGATAAGTTATGAACGAGCAAGCGTTTGGGGCATCAAGTACTTCAAAAACAATTTCGATCGATTGGTTATGGTGAAAACTGCTGTCGATCCTAAGAATTTCTTTAGGAATGAACAGAGCATTCCCCCAAGGTGGACAAAGAAAGATCACCAAGATTACATCCGGGACATGGTTCTATAA
- the LOC105162214 gene encoding berberine bridge enzyme-like 18 has translation MKTPSISTLFFILFVIFSCSSAASADDHDDFLECLSEEFHNYTSISRVVYTPANSSYASILRFSIQNLRFTSQSTPKPLVIITPEHESHIPPVVYCAKENDMQIRTRSGGHDYEGLSYVSEVPFVIIDLINLSEVTVDAEHKTAWIGAGATIGSLYYRIAEKSPILGFPAGVCPTVGVGGHISGGGYGILLRKYGLAADNVIDARIIDVNGRILDRESMGEDLFWAIRGGGGASFGVILAWKVQLVDVPERVTVFTIDKTLEQNATQLIHRWQYIAHRFDPNLFIRILVRRVNSNQDGRNMTVRASFNSIFLGGIDKLLPLMQESFPELGLLREDCMEMSWIQSILYFAGFPIESREVLLNRTQPNVRYFKAKADYVQKPIPEYGLEGIWRLFYEPEAEEAEVILSPYGGRMDEISESAIPFPHRAGNLYKIQHLVYWEEEEAQNSDRYISWIRRLYSYMAPYVSRFPRAAYINYRDLDIGVNNNEGKISYERASVWGIKYFKNNFDRLVRVKTAVDPKNFFRNEQSIPPRWTKKDD, from the coding sequence ATGAAGACTCCATCCATTTCCActcttttcttcattctttttgttatcttttcgTGCTCGTCGGCAGCTTCTGCTGACGACCACGATGATTTTCTCGAATGCCTCTCCGAAGAGTTTCATAACTACACCTCCATTTCGAGGGTTGTGTACACCCCAGCCAACTCATCTTACGCCTCCATCCTGCGATTTTCGATTCAAAACCTGAGATTCACGTCGCAATCCACCCCAAAACCTCTAGTGATCATAACTCCGGAGCACGAATCCCACATACCGCCTGTCGTCTATTGTGCCAAAGAAAATGACATGCAAATTAGAACTAGAAGTGGTGGGCATGACTACGAGGGACTGTCTTATGTATCTGAAGTCCCATTCGTGATCATTGATTTGATCAACCTTAGTGAAGTAACAGTTGATGCTGAGCACAAAACTGCATGGATTGGAGCTGGTGCAACCATTGGCTCGTTATATTATAGGATCGCGGAGAAAAGCCCAATACTAGGGTTTCCAGCTGGTGTTTGCCCAACTGTTGGTGTTGGTGGCCACATCAGTGGAGGAGGCTACGGCATATTGCTCAGGAAATACGGCTTGGCTGCAGATAATGttattgatgcaagaataataGACGTTAATGGCAGGATTCTCGACAGAGAGTCGATGGGTGAGGACTTATTCTGGGCCATTCGAGGTGGTGGAGGTGCCAGTTTCGGTGTCATTCTAGCGTGGAAAGTACAATTAGTGGATGTTCCAGAAAGAGTCACTGTTTTTACAATCGACAAGACTTTGGAACAAAATGCCACTCAACTCATCCATCGCTGGCAATACATTGCACATAGGTTCGACCCAAATTTGTTCATCAGAATCCTCGTAAGAAGGGTGAATTCCAACCAGGATGGAAGGAACATGACTGTTCGTGCTTcctttaattcaattttcctTGGCGGGATCGACAAATTGCTCCCATTGATGCAAGAAAGTTTCCCTGAATTGGGCTTGCTAAGAGAAGACTGCATGGAAATGAGTTGGATCCAATCCATCTTGTATTTTGCCGGGTTCCCCATAGAATCACgtgaagttttgttgaatagGACACAACCCAACGTAAGATACTTCAAAGCAAAAGCCGATTATGTACAGAAACCCATTCCCGAATATGGGCTTGAAGGCATTTGGAGACTGTTCTATGAACCCGAAGCCGAGGAGGCCGAGGTCATCTTAAGCCCATACGGTGGAAGAATGGATGAAATTTCTGAATCCGCAATTCCATTTCCTCATAGGGCTGGTAATTTGTACAAAATCCAACATCTGGTGTActgggaagaagaagaggctCAAAATTCCGACCGATACATAAGTTGGATTAGGAGGCTTTACAGTTACATGGCTCCTTACGTTTCCAGGTTCCCAAGGGCAGCATACATCAATTATAGAGATCTCGACATTGGAGTGAATAACAATGAAGGGAAGATAAGTTATGAACGAGCAAGTGTTTGGGGCATCAAGTACTTCAAAAACAATTTCGATCGATTGGTTAGGGTGAAAACTGCTGTCGATCCTAAGAATTTCTTTAGGAATGAACAGAGCATTCCCCCAAGGTGGACAAAGAAAGATGACTAA